In one Streptomyces sp. NBC_01288 genomic region, the following are encoded:
- a CDS encoding MaoC family dehydratase: protein MANPYPPLTDTPALTPLLLRGALLSPFKRPRSDAEFPRTRLVLPGVRVDLAKLAAYERVCGFATGDDALPITYPHVLGFPLAMRLMSCRAFPLPLLGLVHTSVEITRHAAVPATGDHELTVYVDELAPHRRGTEATVTTEMRVGGESGGAGRVVWESRSTYLARHHRADARASEEREAGEVREARKPLPTLAEWRLAEDVGRRYGAASGDRNPIHLSPLTARLFGFPRAIAHGMWTAARCLAAHGTPESAYVRAEFRAPVLLPGVVEYAAEGGRFHLRSGERTHVDGLVRPLPL, encoded by the coding sequence ATGGCCAACCCCTATCCGCCCCTCACCGACACCCCCGCACTCACCCCGCTCCTCCTCCGCGGTGCCCTCCTCTCCCCCTTCAAACGGCCCCGCTCCGACGCCGAGTTCCCCCGCACCCGCCTGGTCCTGCCCGGCGTCCGCGTCGACCTGGCCAAACTCGCCGCCTACGAACGCGTCTGCGGCTTCGCGACCGGCGACGACGCCCTCCCGATCACGTACCCGCACGTCCTCGGCTTCCCGCTCGCCATGCGCCTGATGAGCTGCCGAGCCTTCCCGCTCCCCCTCCTCGGCCTGGTCCACACGTCGGTGGAGATCACCCGGCATGCGGCGGTACCGGCCACAGGGGACCACGAACTCACCGTCTACGTCGATGAGTTGGCCCCGCACCGGCGTGGCACGGAGGCGACGGTCACGACGGAGATGCGGGTGGGCGGCGAGTCCGGGGGCGCGGGCAGGGTCGTATGGGAGTCGCGGAGCACGTATCTCGCCCGGCACCACCGCGCCGACGCGCGGGCGTCCGAGGAGCGGGAGGCGGGCGAAGTACGGGAAGCGCGGAAGCCGTTGCCCACCCTCGCGGAATGGCGCCTCGCCGAGGACGTCGGCCGGCGCTACGGCGCCGCGTCCGGCGACCGCAACCCCATCCACCTCTCCCCCCTCACCGCCCGCCTCTTCGGCTTCCCCCGCGCGATCGCGCACGGCATGTGGACGGCGGCCCGGTGCCTCGCCGCGCACGGGACGCCCGAATCGGCGTACGTACGGGCCGAGTTCAGGGCGCCGGTGCTGTTGCCGGGGGTGGTGGAGTACGCGGCGGAAGGCGGCCGTTTCCACCTGCGGAGCGGCGAGCGGACCCACGTGGACGGGCTCGTCCGACCGCTCCCTTTATGA
- a CDS encoding UbiX family flavin prenyltransferase: MNPVKPGETRRTPWIVGVSGASGTPYAAAVLRALLDAGESVDLVVSRASRLTLLDETGIAFRDAHWQDDLREWLARGADGKPGTFQPAIDTDAVRHWSAGDLAAGPSSGSYPAKGMIVVPASTACVAGIALGLSKDLLQRAASVTLKERRALVVAVRETPLNGQTLRHLVTLDDLGAAVVPASPGFYAGATHIQDLVDFVAGRVLDSAGVEHDLYRRWKGDLGAGFRTADTTN; the protein is encoded by the coding sequence GTGAACCCAGTCAAGCCAGGAGAGACGCGGCGTACGCCTTGGATCGTAGGGGTGTCCGGCGCTTCCGGCACCCCATACGCGGCTGCCGTGCTGCGCGCGCTCCTCGACGCCGGCGAGAGTGTCGACCTCGTGGTGTCCCGCGCGTCCCGGCTCACGCTCCTCGACGAGACGGGGATCGCCTTCCGGGACGCGCACTGGCAGGACGACCTGCGGGAATGGCTGGCCCGCGGCGCCGACGGCAAGCCCGGCACCTTCCAGCCCGCCATCGACACCGATGCCGTACGGCACTGGAGCGCGGGCGACCTCGCGGCGGGGCCGTCCTCGGGGTCGTACCCCGCGAAGGGGATGATCGTCGTGCCCGCGTCGACCGCGTGTGTCGCCGGGATCGCCCTCGGGCTGAGCAAGGACCTGTTGCAGCGGGCGGCGAGCGTCACCCTCAAGGAGCGGCGCGCGCTGGTGGTCGCCGTACGCGAGACGCCGTTGAACGGGCAGACGCTGCGGCACCTCGTGACCCTGGACGACCTGGGCGCGGCCGTGGTGCCCGCCTCGCCCGGGTTCTACGCCGGGGCCACCCACATCCAGGACCTGGTGGACTTCGTCGCCGGGCGGGTCCTGGACTCGGCGGGTGTCGAGCACGACCTGTACCGGCGGTGGAAGGGCGACCTCGGCGCCGGCTTCCGCACCGCCGACACCACCAACTGA
- a CDS encoding DUF2505 family protein — translation MKFTLTYDVAGAPDGFFVWFLDSAREEDLYKGELAYKSYSMSGRRESDERVVRRTVFQRSLQLPDPVTKLLGANFSEVEDGTFEKADRLWTWKVTPSSQADKIRHEGQLRVEDVDAVRSRLRLDFTYEAKIFGVGGLLESFMEKTLREEWDRTVPFYNRQASA, via the coding sequence ATGAAGTTCACCCTTACCTATGACGTGGCCGGTGCTCCCGACGGGTTCTTCGTCTGGTTTCTTGATTCGGCGCGTGAAGAGGACCTGTACAAGGGCGAGTTGGCGTACAAGAGCTACTCGATGTCGGGGCGGCGTGAGAGCGACGAGCGGGTTGTCCGGCGCACCGTGTTCCAGCGCTCACTGCAACTGCCCGACCCCGTGACCAAGTTGCTCGGCGCCAACTTCAGCGAGGTCGAGGACGGGACCTTCGAGAAGGCGGACCGGCTGTGGACCTGGAAGGTCACGCCGAGCAGCCAGGCGGACAAGATCCGCCACGAAGGTCAGCTGAGGGTCGAGGACGTCGACGCCGTCCGCAGCCGCCTCCGCCTGGACTTCACCTACGAGGCGAAGATCTTCGGCGTCGGCGGCCTGCTGGAGAGCTTCATGGAGAAGACCCTGCGTGAGGAGTGGGACCGGACCGTCCCGTTCTACAACCGTCAGGCCTCGGCCTGA
- a CDS encoding rhomboid family intramembrane serine protease yields the protein MSGTELEWSQSDRAKAAAKLMVGWVALLWLLEVVDVVSGHALDSLGIIPREPSELIDVVPAAFIHFGFAHVAANSVPLLVFGFLAALGGIRRFLLMSALIIVADGLGVWLISPAHTNTAGASGLIFGLFGFLLTSGFTERRPLGIAVGLLIGAVWGTSILFGLAPTQSGVSWQAHLIGLVAGVGAAFVFRRRPTPRTALTS from the coding sequence ATGTCCGGTACGGAGTTGGAGTGGTCGCAGAGCGACCGCGCGAAGGCCGCGGCCAAGCTGATGGTGGGCTGGGTCGCGCTGTTGTGGCTGCTCGAAGTGGTGGACGTGGTGTCCGGCCACGCCCTCGACAGCCTCGGGATCATCCCGCGCGAGCCGTCCGAGCTGATCGACGTCGTCCCGGCCGCGTTCATCCACTTCGGCTTCGCGCATGTCGCCGCGAACAGCGTCCCGCTGCTGGTGTTCGGCTTCCTGGCGGCACTGGGCGGCATCCGCCGTTTCCTTCTGATGTCCGCGCTGATCATCGTGGCGGACGGCCTCGGCGTGTGGCTGATATCCCCGGCCCACACGAACACGGCGGGCGCGTCGGGCCTGATCTTCGGCCTCTTCGGCTTCCTGCTGACCAGCGGCTTCACCGAGCGCCGCCCACTGGGCATCGCCGTCGGCCTGCTCATCGGCGCGGTCTGGGGCACCTCGATCCTGTTCGGCCTGGCGCCCACCCAGTCGGGGGTCAGCTGGCAGGCGCACCTGATCGGGTTGGTGGCGGGGGTGGGGGCGGCGTTCGTGTTCCGCCGCAGGCCCACCCCGAGGACCGCGCTGACATCGTGA
- a CDS encoding DUF397 domain-containing protein yields the protein MEIVSAFPAVVPVRDSKVVEGPVLVVTRAAWSAFTGALR from the coding sequence GTGGAAATCGTCTCCGCTTTCCCCGCCGTGGTGCCGGTGCGTGACAGCAAGGTCGTCGAGGGCCCGGTGCTCGTCGTCACTCGTGCTGCTTGGTCGGCGTTCACGGGTGCTCTTCGCTGA
- a CDS encoding DUF397 domain-containing protein encodes MDRHELSAAAWIKSSYSGDNGGNCVEIAPAFPAVVPVRDSKLVNGPVLVVTRSAWSAFTAAHGACLR; translated from the coding sequence ATGGACAGGCATGAGTTGAGCGCGGCGGCTTGGATCAAGAGCAGCTACAGCGGCGACAACGGCGGCAACTGCGTGGAAATCGCCCCCGCTTTCCCCGCCGTGGTGCCGGTGCGTGACAGTAAGTTGGTCAACGGCCCGGTGCTGGTCGTCACCCGTTCCGCTTGGTCTGCGTTCACTGCCGCTCACGGTGCGTGCCTGCGCTGA
- a CDS encoding DUF4229 domain-containing protein — protein sequence MFRYTLWRLGVFAGCLGVVWGLVYLGAFPRGFGESNGMWIVLLALVISAPISFVVLRGVRDRASVQIVERVDRMKANLDANRSQEDETVDAAQPASHPQGQTS from the coding sequence ATGTTCCGCTACACACTGTGGCGTCTCGGAGTCTTCGCGGGCTGCCTCGGCGTCGTCTGGGGCCTCGTCTACCTCGGCGCCTTCCCGCGCGGCTTCGGCGAGTCCAACGGCATGTGGATCGTGCTGCTGGCGCTGGTGATCTCGGCGCCGATCAGCTTCGTGGTGCTGCGCGGGGTGCGGGACCGTGCCTCGGTGCAGATCGTCGAGCGGGTCGACCGGATGAAGGCCAACCTGGACGCCAACCGCAGCCAGGAGGACGAGACGGTGGACGCCGCCCAGCCGGCCTCCCATCCGCAGGGTCAGACTTCCTGA
- a CDS encoding menaquinone biosynthesis decarboxylase, with the protein MAYDDLRSLLRALEREGDLKRIKAEVDPYLEVGEIVDRVQKAGGPALLFEKVKGSSMPLAMNVFGTDRRLLKALGLKSYGDISEKIGGLLRPELPQGFVGVRDAFGKLGSMTHVPPKKVKEAPVQEVVLTGDDVDLDALPALFTWPQDGGSFFNLGLTHTKDPESGVRNLGLYRLQRHDKRTIGMHWQIHKDSRNHYQVAARKGERLPVAIAFGCPPAVTYASTAPLPGDIDEYLFAGFIAGKRIEMVDCKTVPLQVPAQAEVVIEGWLEPGEMLPEGPFGDHTGFYTPQEPFPALTIDCVTMRKRPLLQSIVVGRPPTEDGPLGRATERFFLPLLKIIVPDIVDYHLPEAGGFHNCAIVSIDKKYPKHAQKVMHAVWGAHMMSLTKLIVVVDADCDVHDLHEVAWRALGNTDYARDLSVVEGPVDHLDHASYQQFWGGKAGIDATRKWPEEGYTRDGGWPEMVLSDPETAAKVDRRWKEYGLS; encoded by the coding sequence ATGGCTTACGACGATCTTCGCTCCCTGCTCAGGGCACTGGAGCGCGAGGGAGACCTCAAGCGCATCAAGGCCGAGGTGGACCCCTATCTGGAGGTCGGGGAGATCGTCGACCGGGTCCAGAAGGCCGGTGGGCCCGCGCTTCTCTTCGAGAAGGTGAAGGGGTCCTCCATGCCCCTCGCCATGAACGTCTTCGGGACCGACCGGCGGCTGCTCAAGGCCCTGGGGCTGAAGTCGTACGGCGACATCTCCGAGAAGATCGGCGGGCTGCTGCGGCCCGAACTGCCGCAGGGGTTCGTGGGGGTGCGGGACGCCTTCGGGAAGCTCGGCTCGATGACCCACGTACCGCCGAAGAAAGTCAAGGAAGCGCCGGTGCAGGAGGTGGTGCTCACGGGCGATGACGTCGACCTCGACGCGCTGCCCGCCCTCTTCACCTGGCCGCAGGACGGCGGGTCCTTCTTCAACCTCGGGCTCACGCACACGAAGGACCCGGAGAGCGGGGTCCGTAATCTCGGGCTGTACCGGCTCCAGCGCCACGACAAGCGCACCATCGGCATGCACTGGCAGATCCACAAGGACAGCCGGAACCACTATCAGGTCGCGGCCAGGAAGGGTGAGCGGCTGCCGGTCGCGATCGCCTTCGGGTGTCCGCCCGCCGTGACCTACGCCTCCACCGCGCCCCTTCCCGGTGACATCGACGAGTACCTCTTCGCCGGGTTCATCGCGGGCAAGCGGATCGAGATGGTCGACTGCAAGACCGTGCCGTTGCAGGTGCCGGCACAGGCCGAGGTCGTCATCGAGGGGTGGCTGGAGCCCGGCGAGATGCTGCCGGAGGGGCCGTTCGGGGACCACACCGGGTTCTACACGCCGCAGGAACCCTTCCCCGCGCTGACCATCGACTGCGTGACGATGCGCAAGCGGCCGTTGCTTCAGTCGATCGTCGTAGGCCGGCCTCCGACGGAGGACGGACCGCTGGGGCGCGCCACGGAGCGGTTCTTTCTGCCGCTGCTGAAGATCATCGTGCCGGACATCGTGGACTACCACCTGCCCGAAGCGGGCGGATTCCACAACTGCGCGATCGTCTCCATCGACAAGAAGTACCCGAAGCACGCGCAGAAGGTGATGCACGCGGTCTGGGGTGCGCACATGATGTCCCTGACCAAGCTGATCGTGGTCGTCGACGCCGACTGCGACGTCCACGATCTGCACGAGGTCGCGTGGCGGGCCCTCGGCAACACGGACTACGCCCGCGATCTCTCGGTCGTGGAAGGACCCGTCGATCATCTCGACCATGCCTCCTACCAGCAGTTCTGGGGCGGCAAGGCGGGGATCGACGCGACGAGGAAGTGGCCCGAAGAGGGGTACACGCGGGACGGCGGCTGGCCCGAGATGGTGCTGTCCGACCCGGAGACGGCGGCGAAGGTCGACCGCCGGTGGAAGGAGTACGGACTTTCGTGA
- the mqnE gene encoding aminofutalosine synthase MqnE, translating into MDVGLKRELEQKVRSGERLSREDGIALYESDDLAWLGGLAHEVRTRKNGDVVHFNVNRHLNMTNVCTASCAYCSFQRKPGEKDAYTMRIEEAVRLAKAMQGENLTELHIVNGLHPNLPWRYYPRSLSELKKALPEVSLKAFTATEIHHFETISGLSASEILDELIDAGLESLTGGGAEIFDWEVRQHIVDHRTHWEDWSRIHRLAHEKGLKTPCTMLYGHIEEPRHRVDHVLRLRELQDETGGFQVFIPLRYQHDFVDMKDGKVRNRLQARTQMATGAEALKTFAVSRLLFDNVPHVKVFWVMHGVQTAQLALQHGADDMDGSVVEYKITHDADNYGTPNKLTRDDLLDLIRDAGFQPVERNTRYEIIREYDGPDPARRESPQPMRV; encoded by the coding sequence ATGGATGTCGGGCTCAAGCGCGAGCTGGAGCAGAAGGTCCGCTCCGGTGAGCGGCTGTCCCGTGAGGACGGCATCGCGCTGTACGAGTCGGACGACCTGGCCTGGCTGGGCGGACTCGCGCACGAGGTGCGGACGCGGAAGAACGGCGATGTCGTCCACTTCAACGTCAACCGCCACCTGAACATGACCAACGTGTGCACCGCGTCCTGCGCCTACTGCTCGTTCCAGCGCAAGCCGGGCGAGAAGGACGCGTACACGATGCGCATCGAGGAGGCCGTCCGGCTCGCGAAGGCGATGCAGGGCGAGAACCTCACCGAGCTACACATCGTCAACGGCCTGCACCCGAACCTCCCCTGGCGCTACTACCCCCGGTCGCTGAGCGAGCTGAAGAAGGCCCTCCCGGAGGTCTCCCTCAAGGCCTTCACGGCCACCGAGATCCACCACTTCGAGACCATCTCCGGGCTGAGCGCGAGCGAGATCCTCGACGAGCTCATCGACGCCGGCCTCGAATCCCTCACCGGCGGCGGCGCGGAGATCTTCGACTGGGAGGTCCGCCAGCACATCGTCGACCACCGGACGCATTGGGAAGACTGGTCGCGGATCCACCGGCTGGCGCACGAGAAGGGTCTGAAGACCCCGTGCACCATGCTCTACGGCCACATCGAGGAGCCGCGCCACCGCGTGGACCACGTGCTGCGGCTGCGTGAACTCCAGGACGAGACCGGCGGGTTCCAGGTCTTCATCCCGCTGCGCTACCAGCACGACTTCGTGGACATGAAGGACGGGAAGGTCCGCAACCGCCTTCAGGCGCGGACGCAGATGGCGACGGGTGCGGAGGCTCTCAAGACCTTCGCGGTGTCTCGTCTCCTCTTCGACAACGTTCCGCACGTCAAGGTCTTCTGGGTCATGCACGGCGTCCAGACCGCACAGCTCGCCCTCCAGCACGGCGCGGACGACATGGACGGCTCGGTCGTCGAGTACAAGATCACGCACGACGCCGACAACTACGGCACCCCGAACAAGCTCACCCGCGACGACCTCCTCGACCTGATCCGCGACGCCGGTTTCCAGCCGGTCGAGCGGAACACGCGCTACGAGATCATCCGCGAGTACGACGGCCCGGACCCGGCGCGGCGCGAGTCGCCGCAGCCGATGCGAGTGTGA
- a CDS encoding Lrp/AsnC family transcriptional regulator, which produces MDAVDRQLIQALRENGRASYAELGRLVGLSGPSVTDRINRLEAAGVITGYRATVDSASLGLGVIALIGISLSDAADHEDVARRMKDLGEIEDCWFIAGEDSYMLKVRAPDVDGLEKTIRRLSGTKGVSRTRTTIVLSTKWENRVGELPEEA; this is translated from the coding sequence ATGGACGCGGTGGACAGGCAGCTCATCCAGGCCCTGAGAGAGAACGGCCGGGCCTCCTACGCGGAGCTGGGGCGCCTCGTCGGCCTGTCGGGACCCAGTGTCACCGACCGCATCAACCGGCTGGAGGCGGCCGGTGTCATCACCGGCTACCGCGCGACCGTCGACTCGGCCTCCCTCGGCCTCGGCGTCATCGCCCTGATCGGCATCTCGCTCTCCGACGCCGCCGACCACGAGGACGTGGCGCGCCGTATGAAGGACCTCGGTGAGATCGAGGACTGCTGGTTCATCGCGGGCGAGGACTCGTACATGCTGAAGGTGCGGGCACCGGACGTGGACGGGCTGGAGAAGACCATCCGGCGGCTCAGCGGGACCAAGGGTGTGTCCCGGACCCGTACGACGATCGTGCTCTCCACGAAGTGGGAGAACCGGGTCGGAGAGCTGCCCGAAGAGGCGTGA
- a CDS encoding PLD nuclease N-terminal domain-containing protein, whose translation MLRYLPFLLVLALWIYAFVDCLNTPEEDVRGMPKLAWVFVILLFGEVLVGPIAWLIAGRARRTGAESTAAPGQWIAPDDNPEFLKSLNKDDLKDDLKDDPKPE comes from the coding sequence ATGCTCAGGTATCTGCCCTTCCTGCTGGTCCTGGCTCTGTGGATCTACGCCTTCGTGGACTGCCTGAACACGCCCGAGGAGGACGTGCGGGGCATGCCGAAGCTGGCGTGGGTGTTCGTGATCCTGCTCTTCGGCGAGGTGCTGGTCGGTCCGATCGCGTGGCTGATCGCGGGCCGGGCGCGGCGCACCGGGGCCGAGTCGACGGCCGCGCCGGGCCAGTGGATCGCGCCGGACGACAACCCCGAGTTCCTGAAGTCCCTGAACAAGGACGACCTCAAGGACGACCTCAAGGACGATCCCAAGCCCGAGTGA
- a CDS encoding purine-cytosine permease family protein translates to MTTAPADSTGTLAPEYGDKVIAVETAGAEPIPDAERHGSPLQLLWTWASPNIEFATVYIGVISVLFFGLSFWQATAAIVLGTGLGAITQGFLSLDGPRFGVPQMVIGRFSFGFRGNIIPSAANGLVAGVGWFAVNSVSAAFALNTLTGLRPLPSLLLVVVAEILIGFIGHNFVHTFEKYAFPALAVIFLLAGVWTFKDAHLGGGGTGGGVGGFLLALSAAWGYAAGWNPYATDYARYLPRTANKFKTVLYPALGLFVSVTFVAVMGAASATLLAPKDATPTAAFTGHLPSWLANLVLLAIILGAISANALNVYSGAMSLTALGLKLPAWLNRSVLVVVSGVAGTAAAWASLSDAGSAYEAFLLVIAYWVAPWLGVVLVERWFQSRGTTTTSELAPRLTDPTFTNWPGLAALLIGIGVSVPLFSNQEDYVGYVPKHWPSFGDSTPIVGFVLSAVLYVAFTRIAGRTSTPASTSASAQAEA, encoded by the coding sequence ATGACGACTGCTCCCGCCGACTCGACCGGCACCCTCGCCCCCGAATACGGTGACAAGGTCATCGCCGTAGAGACGGCCGGTGCCGAACCGATCCCCGACGCCGAACGCCATGGCAGCCCGCTCCAGCTCCTCTGGACCTGGGCCTCCCCGAACATCGAGTTCGCGACCGTCTACATCGGCGTGATCTCGGTCCTCTTCTTCGGCCTGAGCTTCTGGCAGGCGACCGCGGCGATCGTCCTGGGCACGGGCCTGGGCGCGATCACGCAGGGCTTCCTCTCCCTGGACGGCCCGCGCTTCGGCGTCCCGCAGATGGTGATCGGCCGCTTCTCCTTCGGCTTCCGCGGCAACATCATCCCGTCGGCGGCCAACGGCCTTGTGGCGGGCGTCGGTTGGTTCGCGGTGAACAGCGTGAGCGCGGCGTTCGCACTCAACACGCTGACGGGTCTACGACCTCTCCCGTCCCTGCTGCTGGTGGTCGTGGCGGAGATCCTCATCGGCTTCATCGGCCACAACTTCGTGCACACCTTCGAGAAGTACGCGTTCCCGGCGCTCGCGGTGATCTTCCTGCTGGCCGGCGTCTGGACCTTCAAGGACGCGCACCTCGGCGGGGGCGGCACGGGCGGCGGAGTGGGCGGTTTCCTGCTCGCGCTCAGCGCGGCCTGGGGCTACGCGGCGGGCTGGAACCCGTACGCCACGGACTACGCGCGCTACCTCCCCCGCACGGCGAACAAGTTCAAGACGGTCCTGTACCCGGCGCTGGGCCTGTTCGTCTCGGTGACGTTCGTGGCGGTGATGGGAGCGGCCTCGGCAACGCTCCTCGCCCCCAAGGACGCAACCCCGACGGCGGCCTTCACCGGCCATCTCCCGTCCTGGCTCGCCAACTTGGTGCTGCTCGCGATCATCCTCGGCGCGATCTCGGCGAACGCCCTGAACGTCTACTCCGGCGCGATGTCCCTCACGGCGCTGGGTCTGAAGCTCCCCGCGTGGCTGAACCGCAGCGTCCTGGTCGTGGTGTCCGGAGTGGCCGGTACGGCGGCGGCGTGGGCGTCACTGTCCGACGCGGGTTCGGCGTACGAGGCGTTCCTGCTGGTGATCGCGTACTGGGTGGCGCCGTGGCTGGGCGTGGTGCTGGTGGAGCGCTGGTTCCAGTCACGCGGCACGACGACAACTTCGGAGCTGGCCCCCCGCCTGACCGACCCCACCTTCACCAACTGGCCAGGCCTGGCAGCCCTGTTGATCGGCATCGGCGTCTCGGTCCCGCTCTTCTCCAACCAGGAGGACTACGTCGGCTACGTCCCGAAGCACTGGCCGTCCTTCGGCGACAGCACGCCGATCGTGGGCTTCGTGCTGAGCGCGGTGCTGTACGTGGCGTTCACTCGTATCGCCGGACGGACCTCGACGCCCGCCTCGACATCGGCGTCCGCTCAGGCCGAGGCCTGA
- a CDS encoding GNAT family N-acetyltransferase: protein MALSFELDPAITPALREEILTLWADVSNAGGSVGFVAPVAVDEIRPELVRHFVAMAEGRTRLLVGRDETGTVAATVFLAFNTHRLMLHWLWLYTVMVHPRHQGRGYGRDLLAAAEEAARGIDGIEAIRLTCRGGHGLERFYGSCGYKEVGRVPGAIRVAPGDDRDDIFLLLPLL, encoded by the coding sequence ATGGCACTGAGTTTTGAACTGGACCCCGCGATAACCCCCGCCCTGCGCGAGGAGATCCTCACCCTCTGGGCGGACGTCTCCAACGCGGGGGGCTCGGTCGGCTTCGTCGCACCGGTCGCGGTGGACGAGATACGGCCCGAACTGGTCCGGCACTTCGTCGCCATGGCGGAGGGCCGCACCCGGCTGCTGGTCGGCCGGGACGAGACGGGCACGGTCGCCGCGACCGTGTTCCTCGCGTTCAACACCCACCGCCTGATGCTGCACTGGCTGTGGCTCTACACGGTGATGGTCCACCCCCGCCACCAGGGCAGGGGCTACGGCCGCGACCTCCTCGCCGCCGCCGAGGAGGCCGCCCGCGGCATCGACGGCATCGAGGCGATCCGCCTCACCTGCCGGGGCGGCCACGGCCTGGAGCGGTTCTACGGCTCCTGCGGCTACAAGGAGGTCGGGCGGGTGCCCGGCGCGATCCGCGTCGCCCCCGGGGACGACCGGGACGACATCTTCCTGTTGCTGCCGCTGCTGTGA
- a CDS encoding TetR/AcrR family transcriptional regulator, with amino-acid sequence MGALKTKRMPRAVREQQMLDAAVRTFGQRGYMAASMDEIAELAGVSKPLVYLYLNSKEDLFTACIRREGQALTESVRAGVDTGSPADRQLWDGLRAFFTHTAQHPDGWAVLHLQARTHGEPFAAEVAAMRAELVAFVTELIAVAAREAHRDPDLPEHEVAGLAEALVGAAESLAAWSNATPGVTAKQAAATLMNFAWAGLGQLMEGRPWAP; translated from the coding sequence ATGGGTGCCTTGAAGACCAAACGGATGCCGCGGGCGGTCCGTGAGCAGCAGATGCTCGACGCCGCCGTGCGGACCTTCGGGCAGCGCGGCTACATGGCCGCGTCGATGGACGAGATAGCCGAACTCGCGGGCGTGTCCAAGCCGTTGGTGTATCTCTACCTGAACTCGAAGGAAGACCTGTTCACCGCGTGCATCCGGCGCGAGGGCCAGGCGCTGACCGAGTCGGTACGGGCCGGTGTGGACACGGGGTCGCCCGCCGACCGCCAACTCTGGGACGGGCTGCGGGCGTTCTTCACCCACACCGCGCAACACCCGGACGGCTGGGCCGTGTTGCACCTCCAGGCCCGCACCCACGGCGAACCCTTCGCGGCCGAGGTGGCCGCGATGCGCGCCGAACTCGTCGCGTTCGTCACCGAGTTGATCGCGGTCGCCGCGCGCGAGGCGCACCGTGACCCGGACCTCCCCGAGCACGAGGTCGCCGGTCTGGCCGAGGCGCTGGTCGGCGCCGCCGAGTCCCTCGCGGCCTGGTCGAACGCGACCCCGGGCGTCACCGCCAAGCAGGCCGCCGCGACGCTGATGAACTTCGCGTGGGCGGGGCTGGGCCAGTTGATGGAGGGGCGGCCCTGGGCGCCGTAG
- the mqnP gene encoding menaquinone biosynthesis prenyltransferase MqnP — protein MSSASAAIPQPGRTKAFLRLVMIEHSVFALPFAYIAALTAMFELDENIHWGRLLLVTICMVGLRTFAMAVNRIIDREIDARNPRTAHRELVTGAMSVKHAWTGALVALVVFLGSAALLNPLCLALAPIAVIPMVVYPYGKRFTNFPQAILGLAQAMGPVGGWLAITGEWSWDAVILGLAVGIWIGGFDLIYACQDIETDREIGVMSVPARFGIPASIWGARVCHAITTALLAWYGAATGAGAFFWFGLLIVAGAFVYEHSIVRPHDLSRLNRAFFSVNGFIGIALFVCALLDLLVRGLSV, from the coding sequence GTGAGCAGCGCATCAGCCGCGATCCCGCAGCCGGGGCGCACCAAGGCGTTCCTACGCCTCGTCATGATCGAGCACTCCGTCTTCGCCCTGCCCTTCGCGTACATCGCCGCGCTGACCGCGATGTTCGAGCTGGACGAGAACATCCACTGGGGGCGGCTGCTGCTGGTCACCATCTGCATGGTGGGGCTGCGGACGTTCGCGATGGCGGTCAACCGGATCATCGACCGGGAGATCGACGCCCGTAACCCGCGCACCGCGCACCGCGAGTTGGTGACGGGTGCGATGTCGGTCAAGCACGCGTGGACCGGCGCGCTCGTCGCCCTGGTCGTCTTCCTGGGCTCGGCCGCACTCCTGAACCCGTTGTGTCTGGCGCTGGCCCCCATCGCGGTGATCCCGATGGTGGTCTATCCCTACGGCAAGCGGTTCACGAACTTTCCGCAGGCGATCCTCGGTCTCGCGCAGGCCATGGGCCCGGTCGGCGGCTGGCTGGCGATCACCGGCGAATGGTCCTGGGACGCGGTGATCCTCGGTCTCGCCGTCGGCATCTGGATCGGCGGCTTCGACCTGATCTACGCCTGCCAGGACATCGAGACCGACCGCGAGATCGGCGTCATGTCGGTCCCGGCCCGCTTCGGCATCCCGGCGTCGATCTGGGGCGCCCGCGTCTGCCACGCGATCACGACCGCCCTGCTGGCCTGGTACGGCGCGGCCACCGGCGCCGGCGCCTTCTTCTGGTTCGGGCTGCTGATCGTCGCGGGCGCGTTCGTGTACGAGCACTCGATCGTCCGGCCGCATGATCTTTCGCGGTTGAACCGGGCGTTCTTCAGCGTCAACGGGTTCATCGGGATCGCCCTGTTCGTGTGTGCGCTGCTGGATCTGCTGGTGCGGGGTCTCAGCGTCTGA